Sequence from the Schistocerca americana isolate TAMUIC-IGC-003095 chromosome 11, iqSchAmer2.1, whole genome shotgun sequence genome:
gccgctcttcagccatagcgttttacaagagtataaaacatggtgaatgacaatgaacaaagtgacgggcaaaagagagaggtcacagagaaagaaaaaaaacacggagtcgttcacatgtgacgataacaacactgaaaacacgtcggcacggcgcacaaaacactgataagtccgacggcacaagtgaacgtaggagtgggacggcggacaccaaaaacactatacgacgtcacacacacgagacacaaaaggcgacgatctccggcgcgcgaatgttcactatacgtgtgcgagtccggggacctgccaagagaggaggaggaggaaggggagtgggagagcgagaggggagagcagagatgccacgggcaggggagataggggggagggaggaagggggagaggaagcccaggggaagagggggaagggaggggacagggagacggaaaaagaatgggtagagaagagaagggagggagggtgccgaaaggaaaggacacgggaagtgggggcggggcagggtcaaagttgataggaggggtagatggaggggacgaggacatcatcagggagagggagctggcggaagccaccttgggagagggtatggagggtggagagatggagaccgggtacggggccggcttttttttttttttttttttttttactttattgttattttaaaacctgtacaattcaggtaggctggcagcggcacactacgccgctcttcagccatagcgttttacaagagtataaaacatggtgaacgacaatgaacaaagtgacgggcaaaagagagaggtcacagagacagaaaaaaaacacggagtcgttcacatgtgacgataacaacactgaaaacacgtcggcacggcgcacaaaacactgataagtccgacggcacaagtgaacgtaggagtgggacggcagacaccaaaaacactatacgacgtcacacacacgagacacaaaaggcgacgatctccggcgcgcgaatgttcactatacgtgtgcgagtccggggacctgccaagagaggaggaggaggaaggggagtgggagagcgagaggggagagcagagatgccacgggcaggggagataggggggagggaggaagggggagaggaagcccgggggaagagggggaagggaggggacagggagacggaaaaagaagggaagagaagagaagggagggagggtgccgaaaggaaaggacacgggaagtgggggcggggcagggtcaaagttgataggaggggtagatggaggggacgaggacatcatcagggagagggagctggcggaagccaccttgggagagggtatggagggtggagagatggagaccgggtacggggccggcttttttttttttttactttattgttatttgaaaacctgaacaactcaggtaggctggcagcggcacactacgccgctcttcagccatagcgttttacaagagtataaaacatggtgaatgacaatgaaaaaagtgacgggcaaaagagagaggtcacagagacataaaaaacacggagtcgttcacatgtgacgataacaacactgaaaacacgttggcacggcgcacgaaacactgatgagtccgacggcacaagtgaacgtaggagtgggacggcggacaccaaaaacactatacgacgtcacacacacgagacacaaaaggcgacgatctccggcgcgcgaatgttcactatacgtgtgcgagtccagggacctgccaagagaggaggaggaggaaggggagtgggagagcgagaggggagagcagagatgccacgggcaggggtgataggggggagggaggaagggggagaggaagcccgggggaagaggggaaagggaggggacagggagatggaaaaagaagggaatagaagagaagggaggtagggtaccgaaaggaaaggacacgggaagtagggggcggggcagggtcaaagttgataggaggggtagatggaggggacgaggacatcatcagggagagggagctggcggaagccaccttgggagagggtatggagggtggagagatggagaccgggtgggacgtgggaatacaggcgcggcagcgggcgggggtgggagaggatcggggaaatgagcgggtgaggaggatcaagtttacgtgaggtgtacaggatacgtatcctttcaaggaaaaggaggaggtgggggaaggggatgagatcatacaggatccgcgtgggggaggggagacggatgcgataggcaaggcggagagcgtggcgttcaaggatttggagggatttatagaaggtagggggggcggagatccaggctggatgggcgtaacaaaggatagggcggatgagggatttataggtgtggaggattgtggaggggtccagaccccacgtgcggccggaaaggagcttgaggagacggagtcgggaacgtgccttggcttggattgtctggagatggggagtccaggagaggcgacggtcgagggtgacgccaaggtagttAAGGGTGgcagtgagggcgataggacggccatagacggtgagatagaaatcaaggaggcggaaggaaggggtggttttgcctacaatgatcgcctgggtttttgagggattgaccttgagcaaccactggttgcaccaagcggtgaaccggtcaagatgggattggagaaggcgttgggagcgttgcagggtgggggcaagggcgaggaaggcggtgtcatcggcaaactggaggaggtggacggggggcgacggcggcggcatgtccgccgtgtacaaaaggtacagaagaggggagaggacggagccttggggcacaccggcggaggggaaaaaggtgtagaaatcggtgttatggatggtgacataggaaggacggcgggagagaaaggaaccgatcagacggacgtagttaatgggaagggcgaaggtttggagcttgaagaggagaccggaatgccagacgcggtcataagcgcgttcgaggtcaagtgagaggaagatggcggagcgacgggaattaagctgttcggaaaggagatgagtgaggtgaaggagaagatcgtcggaagagaaggagggccgaaagccacactgggtgacgggaaggaggcggtgctggcggagatgctggtggacgcggcgggtgaggatagattctaggaccttgctgaagaccgaggtaaggctgatgggacggtaggaggagacggcggacggcggtttgccaggtttaaggaacatgaggatacgggaggttttccacaggtcggggtagtaaccggtggacaggactacattgtagagcctggccagggtggagaggaaagagacaggagcttcacgaaggtgacggtaggtggcacgatcgtgaccaggagcggtgttgcgttttgtgcggagtgtatcaatgagatcctgtgtagtgataggggcattgagttccgtgtgtgtaatgttgtccaagtactggaagccaggagcgaggggaggggaaggggtgtcagttcgatcgcggatatctgggaagagggggtaatcgaactggggatcatcggggacggaaaatacatcggagaggtaggaggcaaagtgattggcctaactaagggagtcagggaaagggtgatcatcatggagaagaggataatagggggagggtttagttccggtaaggcgacggaaggccgaccagaacttggacgagttgattggtagggttgcatttaaacgggtgcatgtctgtcgccagtcccggcgtttcttagctgcgagcaaattacgaacgtgtcgctggagttgccggtggcgtcgtagtgtgtccgggtcacgcgtgcggaggaaggcacggtagagacgacggtaTTCACGGAGGAGGggaacagcctgtgggggtaagggaggacggtgggggtggatggcgacagtagaaacgtgggcctccacggcctcagacaaggtccgctggagaaaggaggcggcatgggtgacatcgtcagggtggtggtaggtgagagggtggctatcgacctgggtggaaagggtatcccagtaggcattccagtcggctcgggaatagtcgtggacatacttagggggagggtcagtacgagggtcggcgcgagggcgacgaccgtctgaaacggtgaggaggacaggtagatggtcgctaccaagaggctccaggacatccaccgttatgcgtcCAAGGagtttgggggaggagaggataacatcaggagtggagttggattcagggcgggtatgccgggggatggggatgaggtcaccttgaagggtggagaggaaccgatgccatcgccgtaactgggcagcggaacgactatggatgttgaggtcggcggcgatcacgtaggaggaaaaggtacgatcgacgtgggagaggaagtcgaagggaataggagcgttggggcggacatagatggtggcgcaggtaacggtaaggccggggaagaagagactaaggatcaggtgttcggtggggtcgggaaggagaggttggagccgaacggggatctggcggtggtgcccaatggcaactccgccacgcgcaatcgggaggggattatcggagcggtggaggaggtagggcgaagtgtggactgtgtggtggggttgcaggaaggtttcattgaggaggaaggcatccacgcggtgggtggcaagggtgtgcaggaacaggtttttgttggcgggaagggagcgtatgttgttgaaaaggatacgttgctgtcgcgccatgactgggatttaaacgagggtgtcaagacgggagaaggtgaaatgggcctggttgttggagtaggtggcgtacatcttgagttggaagatggaacgggcagcaagggagatctgctggagggtgtgagggcgctgaaagggatgaacattctggaggacgatggtgaggaacctgatgatgtcctcagcggtgggtgggggcgaagggaattgccaggaggggtgggggcgtccagaggacggacaggtacggtgagttcaggagtggttggagggggtcgggctttacacttttgggagtaggtgggatgagggagtttgcaggtattacaggagggaggggattggaggttagggcactgccggaggaagtgcgcctgccgacaatgcgggcaggtgggggcctcgcggcactcagctgtggggtgcgcattatagcgcagacacctctggcagcgcagggattgaagaggggaacgggaaggttcgaccttgtaccgctggtggaagaggagggcaccctccttcaggagacggtcaatggagggggcgtcctcagagaaaacccgcataaagcgggtggggccggccgagttgaaaatgcggtggaccgcccgcacctccagcgtgggatgggcctggagctccgccaacacctccacctccgtgatcgacggactgagccgcgtgatcacggcggtgagggtcggcgggcgacgcggggtttggggttggcaggtaggagatggagaaggagcaggggtaagggaggcgttgggaccaaaacgggtgatggggagacgggagaggatgtcagtatggagggttgggctgggggaggagatgagaacagaatctcggggaggagtgaggagggagatgggggcaccaggacaatgctggcgaaggaagagggtgaggttccgggcttcaaggagagagggatcaggacgggagaggaggtagcggtaggaggaagggggagaggaggaggatgagggggcagggacaggcggggagacttccatggcatcatgggtgggggaaggaggacgaggcgcagcctttttggaagcagaggaagcaggggtgccaccggggcgcttgacggcggtggaggaggtgtgggggatgggatcaatgggaatgtggcggggaggggcaggtcccggggccggagtcggcgccggagatggtgacggtgacggtgaaggcttCGGCGACGATGACGaggacggtggcagtggcggcggtgatggcgaaggtgacggggagagctgggcgtgggcagtggcccgacgggccaccacccgagccggagctgcagtaacaggctgggggagtggggggaagggatcagaacgagaggagcgggaggaagaagcgggagagggggcgacaaagatagagggtgaagggagagtgaggagaggtggaatggaaagaggggggtgggactgggcacaccaagttatagtggtggaggcggcggaaggggaggtatagacaatggcggtggtggtagtagtgacagtggtggtgggggcggacatgacaggagagagaaacaagaacgaacagaacgaagaggagaggacagaaactggggacagacaaagacgaagacggatgaagacgaagacggccggagaccagggtcaggacggcggcgatggtggcgaccaggcggcaccggatggcggcggcggcggcggcggcggcggcggcggcgagcctcGGCAGGCGGTggcgtcggcggcgatcagcaggcggcggcggcggcggcggcgagcaccggcaagcggcgaccaggcgggggcggcggcggcgagcaccggcaggcggcgaccaggcgggggcggcgagccccggcaggcggcgacggcggcggcggctgcgaggaccggaaggcggcgaccaagcggcagtggcgagcaccggcaggcagtatggacggcaagcagacgacacggcagggatcttccacgtcgaaggcgcaccctgagagtagcccaggcagtgaaactcttcgatgaaggaagagagggaatccaaccctcgaatgcagcttttttttttttagcacatttcattcccttctcggatggagaagggcgggctgtTATAGAGCATGCTTGGGCTCTTTTCAGCCAAGGGTTGTAGTTATGCTGTTTTGGCACAATTTATTATTTTGGTTGCTGGGGTGCTGGGAAAGGGGTGGAtatctcccaattgggaatttatttgcaggagtttgttggggacagttccggtatttaccttagcggACAAGGAAAACCAgcaaaacccggccagaactgcttgtcATGGTCCTTCCCTTTTTTTTCCGAGACGGAGTCGCCATTGTAGTTGGCGCTGTCGTTCCCGGTGGGCAAGGGCGGCTTCGTGTTCCGCCTCtcgctctcttcttcttctttcttctctcaCTCTGAGGTCCTCTACCTCTGGGGAGGGAGGACTTGGAGTGAGAGGTTTGCTGCTCGTTGTCGTCTCGATTTTGTGCAGCTTCCATGGAGACCTGGTGGGCTCCGTGGCTGCCACTTCGGTTTGCGTGCCGATGGACACCGCATCCGTCGTCTCGGTTTGGGCGCCTCGATGGCGCTTGCACCGTTTGGACGACGTCTGGGTGGCCTCATCGACACGCACGCTGGCTTCTGTGGGGATGGTTGAGGCGCCGTCGGTGGTCTGGCTGGCGCGGTTGATCACCATCCTCTTCTTCTTTGTGGTGGTGTCTTCGGTCTGCGTGGCCGCGGACGCGCTGGTGTGTGCCGTCGGCCCATCACATTGAAGGCGGAGAGCCAATGCTTCCCTCAGCAGGTGGCAGGCAGCCTCCATCTCCGCGTGGAGGGCCATCTGGAAGCGTGACTCCGCTTCCTCCATCAGCGCGTCGATGTTGCCcacaccgctgctgcctgctgAGTGGCGTCCCTCCTGCTCGCGCGAGGGCCCCCCCCGACCACCTCTGCCACTGGCGGGTGGAGgggccggctttttttttttttttttttttctttattgaatttcaattccccccaaaggggggcgggctggcagcagcttaggacgccgctctgcagcctacagattttctgacaaagagcaggagaataaataataataaaaaaacaggcgataaaatcggggacttagtgagtaacaaggtgaaaagaaaatggggaaattaaacaagcaacagagggatgatgaagcgaataaaaatacatacggagcagacagggaaaacaatagacagttaaaaaaaaaacacggcgacagtctggattctgttcgcaaagtatataaaattcacacccagcgacagcatggtttctgttcgcaacacaacactgaataggcactagaacacagcacgaaaaagtcggcaaaggtgacaccacagtcgagagcaggtggggggaaactggacaggagatgggaaaacaaaaggggggaaaggagagtaaaagcgaaggggggggggggaaccgggaaatgagctgatggaggatgaggacccataagaggggtagtgggcagacgcgacagggaggggggtaggtagaggaggggaatacaaaaggactgggggggagaagggaggtagggagagccgtagtggggaggaaacaggacggaagggaggggggggggaagagggagcccagggaaaggacagaggaaaggagggggagggaggatcagagttgataggaaggataaatggagggagagagggcatcatccgggagggggagctgacggaagccaccttgggagagggtattgagagtggagagatggagaccgggtacggggccggctttttttttttttttctttattgttattttcaaacccgtacaaacaggcaggctgtcagcagcatggtacgccgctcttcagccgtagaggagataaagatagaacagaaagaatacacaaatgtgacataacggtgggtagtaaaacagtagacacataaagacaaacacggagccgttcacacttgacgaaaattcactacaaactgttgtcacgacgcactaacactgaagatggcgatggcacaggtgaacgatggagtatgatgggaacactgaacacgaaacacgacggcactcacgagacactgatggcgatgatctccggcgcgcgaatgtccactcagcgtgtacgagtccggggacctgccaagagaggaggtggaggaggaggaaggggaaatgggagaggggagagcagagatgccatgggcaaaggagagagggggagggaggaagggggagtgaagcccggaggagagggtaggagggaggggggaaaggaaagagaagggaagggaaaaagggggggggagggagggtgcctgaaggaaaggacacaggagggggggggaggatcaaagttgataggaggggtagatgcaggggaggagaacatcatcagggagggggagctggcggaagccaccttgggagagggtaaggagcgtggagagatggagaccgggtgggacatgggagtacaggcgcggcagcgggcgggggtgggagaggactggggagacgagcgggtgaggtggatcgagtttacgggaggtgtataggattcgtatcctttcgaggaagaggaggaggtgggggaaggggataaggtcatacaggatccgcgtgggggaagggagacggatgcgataggcaaggcggagagcatggcgttcaaggatttggagggatttataaaaggaagggggggcggagatccaggctggatgggcgtaacagaggatagggcggataagggacttataggtgtggaggatggtggaggggtccagaccccacgttcggccggaaaggagtttgaggagacggagtcaggaacgtgccttggcttggattgtctggagatggggagtccaggagaggcgacggtcgagggtgacgccaaggtacttaagggtgggggtgagagcgatgggacggccataaacggtgagatagaaatcaaggaggcggaaggagggagtggttttgcctacaatgatcgcctgggttttggaaggattgatcttgagcaaccactggttgcaccaagtggtgaaccggtcaagatgggattggagaaggcgttgagagcgttgcagggtgggggcaagggcaaggaaggcggtgtcatcggcaaactggagaaggtggacggggggtgacggcggcggcatatccgccgtgtacaaaaggtacagaaggggggagaggacggagccttggggcacaccggcggaggggaaaaaggtgtaggaatcggtattatggatggtgacatgggaaggacggcgggagagaaaggaaccgatcagacgaacgtagttaatgggaagagcgaaggtttggagcttgaagaggagaccggaatgccatacgcggtcatatgcgcgttcgaggtcaagagagaggaagattgcggagcgacgggaattgagctgttcggaaaggagatgagtgaggtgaaggagaagatcgtcggaagagaaggacggccgaaagccacactgggtaacggggaggaggcggtgctggcggagatgctggtggatgcggcgggtgaggatagattccaggaccttgctgaagaccgaggtaaggctgatgggacggtaggaggagacggcggacggcggtttgccaggtttgaggaacatgaggatacgggaggttttccacaggtcggggtagtacccggtggacaggactacattgtagagcctggccagggtggagagaaaagagacaggagcttcacgaaggtgacggtaggtaacacgatcgtgaccaggagcggtgttgcgtttggtgcggagtgtattgatgagatcctgtgtggtgatgggggcattaaggtccgtgtgtggaatgttgtccaagtactggaaaccaggagcgaggggagggaggtgtcagttcgatcgcggatatctgggaagagggagtaatcgaactggggatcatcagggatggaaaacacatcggacaggtaggaggcaaagtgattggccttactaagggcgtcagggaaggggtgatcatcgtggagaagaggatagtaggaggagggtttagttccggtaaggcgacggaaggcggtccagaacttggacgagtttatagggagggtagcatttaaacgggtgcatgtctgtcgccagtcccggcgtttcttggccgcgagcaaatttcgaatgtgtcgctgtagttgccggtggcgtcgtagggtgtccgggtcacgcgtgcggaggaaggcatggtagagacgacgggattcacggaggaggaggacggcctgtggtggtaaggtaggacggtgggggtggatggcaacagtagggacgtgggcctccacggcctcagacaaggtctgctggagaaaggaggcggcatgggtgacatcatcgggacggcggtaggcgagagggtggctatcgacctgagtggagagggtatcccggtaggcattccagttggcacgggaatagtcatggatgtacttagggggagggtcatgacgagggtcggggcgggggcgacggccgtctgaaacggtgaggaggacagggagatggtcgctaccaataggctccaggacatccaccgtaaggcgaccaaggaggttgggggaggagaggataacattgggagtggagttggattcgggacgggtgtgctgggggatggggatgaggtcgccttgaagggaggagaggaaccgatgccaccgccgtaactgggcagcggagcgactatggatgttgaggtcggcagcgatcacataggaggagaaggtacggtcgatgtgggagaggaagtcgaaaggaagaggggcgtttgggcagacatagatggtggcacaggtaatggtaaggccggggaagaagagactaaggatcaggtgttcggtggggtcgggaaggagaggctggagccgaacggggatctggcggtggtggccaatggcaactccgccacgcgcaactgggaggggattatcggagcggtggaggagatagggggaggtgtggatggagtggtggggttggaggaaggtttcattgaggaggaaggcatccacacagtgGGTAGCAAGGgtatgcaggaagaggttcttgttggcgggaagggagcggatattgttgaaaaggatacgatgctgtcgcgccatgataaggacttatacgagggtgtcaaggcgggagaaggtgaaatgggcctggttattggaaaaggtggcgtacattttaagatggaatatggaacgggcggcgagggagatctgttgtaaggtgtgggggcgctgaaagggatggacgttttggaggacaatggtgaggaacctgatgatgtcctcagcagtgggagggggacgaagggaattgccaggaggggtgggggcgtccaggggaccgacaggtacggtgagttcaggagtggagggagggggtcgggctttacacttttgggagtaggtggggtgggggaggctgcaggtattacaggagggaggggattggaggttgggg
This genomic interval carries:
- the LOC124553565 gene encoding uncharacterized protein LOC124553565, coding for MEEAESRFQMALHAEMEAACHLLREALALRLQCDGPTAHTSASAATQTEDTTTKKKRMVINRASQTTDGASTIPTEASVRVDEATQTSSKRCKRHRGAQTETTDAVSIGTQTEVAATEPTRSPWKLHKIETTTSSKPLTPSPPSPEVEDLRVREERRRREREAEHEAALAHRERQRQLQWRLRLGKKREGP